TTCTCGCGTTGATTGTCTTTGCCTCGCTGATGAAAGGGGTCTTCGTCTACATACAGGAGATTCTGGTTGGTGGCCTGGTGAATGCAGCCAGTAACGACATCCGGTCCGATGTGTTCTCCAGCGCGGTGCGACTGGACACGCAAACGCTGGGGGCGTTGGGGACGGCAAACTTAACATCGCGTTTGACCAACGATGTGACGGAAGTCAGCCTTGGGCTGCGGTTATTCGGTGCCGATCTGATCCGTGAACCATTGAAGGCACTTGTTTGTGTTGCGGTCGCTTTCTACTTCAACTGGCGATTGACTCTGGTTGGAATGCTGGTACTTCCGTTGATTGGGGTCCTGTTTCATAAGTCGGGCAAGTCTCTTCGCAAATCTTCAAAGCAATCGCTGGAAACGATGTCGGGAATCTATCGCTGCATCAGCGAAACATTCGATTCCATTCGTGTGGTACTGGCGTTTGGCGGCGAAAAGAAACACATCGATCAACTGCATGAGGCAAACACAGAGTATTACGACCGGTCCATGAAACTGGTACGGGTTACGGCTCTTGTGCGCCCTGCGACGGAGTTGCTTGGAATCATCGCGTTTATTTCCATTCTGATCCCCGGTGCCTATATGGTGCTGAATCAGACCGACGAAATTGCCGGCGTCAAACTGGCATCACGTCCGCTGGAACTTGCTGAACTTGCAACGCTTTATGCGCTCCTGGCCGGGATTCTGGATCCGCTTCGAAAGATGTCCGGCATTTTGCCTATCATGCGACGTTCGATTGCGGCTTCAGAACGGGTGTTTGAAGTGATCGACATGAAGACGAACGTGCCGGAACCCCAGTCTCCGCTGGTTGCGGTTCGTCATTCCGAATCCATTTCGTTTGAAGACCTGTCATTCCACTATCAGACCGCGGATCTCTCTTCACCACATGCACTGGCTCTGCAGGCTGTCAATCTGAAAGTCCGGTTTGGTGAGGTGGTTGCTGTTGTCGGAAGCAATGGCTGTGGCAAATCGACTCTCACCAGCCTGATTCCCCGACTCATGGATCCCACCGAAGGTGCTGTCCGTATCGATGGTGTGGATGTTCGTCAGTTTTCGCTGCATGACCTGCGAGCACAGATTGGTGTCGTGACTCAGGATACGATGCTGTTCGACGATACGGTCTACAACAATATTCGCTACGGAAATCCGGATGCGGATCATCATGCCATTGAAGATGCGATTCGGCTTTCGCACGCCGCAGATTTTCTTTCTCTGCTGCCGGAAGGCATGAATACGCGCGTTGGAGCAAAGGGCCAGCGACTTTCTGGTGGGCAAAAGCAGCGTATTTCGCTGGCTCGTGCGATCGTGCGGGATCCTTCGATCCTCATTCTTGACGAAGCGACATCTGCGATTGATGCTGAAAGTGAAACACTGATCTACAAAGCCCTTCGTCAGTTCACTCGAGGTCGAACGACCTTCATTATTTCACACGTTCTGAATCACCATTTTCTGGATCTGATTGATCGAGTTGTCGTGATGGACAAGGGGCGAATTGTTGCCGTGGGATCTCACGAAGAACTTTCTGATTCGTGTCCCGAATACAGTCGGCTCCTTCAGGATAAACCCACGGGCAGGCGCGCTGCCTGACGGTTGGAAATTTCGCTGCCATTAACTGTTGATGATTTCGAACTGACTTCCCGGACATTATGGTCAGATAACGAAACGCGTTTCGTTTGACGTGCCT
This region of Planctomycetaceae bacterium genomic DNA includes:
- a CDS encoding ABC transporter ATP-binding protein; its protein translation is MQQLIRISAYAWPYRRRVVLSILCALFVSAFWSLNLSITFPIVRVLFEGDNLHENVDKEIAELKTEISGYEGILGNLSESQIAERARYQRKLNDASQVLLMRQWVKDLILPFVPSDRFQTVMLILALIVFASLMKGVFVYIQEILVGGLVNAASNDIRSDVFSSAVRLDTQTLGALGTANLTSRLTNDVTEVSLGLRLFGADLIREPLKALVCVAVAFYFNWRLTLVGMLVLPLIGVLFHKSGKSLRKSSKQSLETMSGIYRCISETFDSIRVVLAFGGEKKHIDQLHEANTEYYDRSMKLVRVTALVRPATELLGIIAFISILIPGAYMVLNQTDEIAGVKLASRPLELAELATLYALLAGILDPLRKMSGILPIMRRSIAASERVFEVIDMKTNVPEPQSPLVAVRHSESISFEDLSFHYQTADLSSPHALALQAVNLKVRFGEVVAVVGSNGCGKSTLTSLIPRLMDPTEGAVRIDGVDVRQFSLHDLRAQIGVVTQDTMLFDDTVYNNIRYGNPDADHHAIEDAIRLSHAADFLSLLPEGMNTRVGAKGQRLSGGQKQRISLARAIVRDPSILILDEATSAIDAESETLIYKALRQFTRGRTTFIISHVLNHHFLDLIDRVVVMDKGRIVAVGSHEELSDSCPEYSRLLQDKPTGRRAA